A region of Bacillus cabrialesii DNA encodes the following proteins:
- a CDS encoding HAMP domain-containing histidine kinase: MMKAFLIERRSWIAAFLFQQALILSIAFVDPSISFENVLYMVYLCVLFFMIFLWVRYRKETAFYKSLKTWENNLDVTVIGEPETPFEAMVERSITGQTEHLKQTAARHRLALENEKDELMAWIHEVKTPLTAMHLLIDRMEDQALKSQLSYEWLRIHLLLDQQLHQKRISFIENDLSVEFIQFKPLIFKEIKDLQSWCIQKGIGFDIQLEAEEVLSDAKWLAFIIRQLLTNAVKYSEASDIEIKSFQKGEETQLEVKDFGRGIDQKDVPRIFDKGFTSTTDHQDQASTGMGLYLAKKAAAPLLIQIDVHSELGAGTVFTLTFPKRNQFERVISV; this comes from the coding sequence ATGATGAAAGCATTCCTCATTGAAAGGCGAAGCTGGATTGCCGCGTTTTTGTTTCAGCAGGCTTTGATTTTGTCCATTGCTTTTGTTGATCCTTCCATTTCATTTGAAAATGTGCTTTATATGGTGTATTTGTGTGTGTTGTTTTTTATGATATTTCTTTGGGTCCGCTATCGAAAAGAAACGGCGTTTTATAAAAGCCTGAAAACATGGGAGAACAATCTTGATGTGACAGTGATAGGTGAGCCGGAAACGCCGTTTGAAGCAATGGTTGAAAGAAGCATTACCGGACAAACGGAACACTTGAAGCAAACCGCAGCCCGGCACCGCTTGGCTTTAGAAAATGAAAAAGATGAGCTGATGGCATGGATTCATGAGGTCAAAACCCCATTAACAGCGATGCATTTACTCATAGATAGAATGGAGGATCAAGCGTTAAAATCCCAGCTGTCATATGAATGGCTGCGTATTCACCTGCTGCTTGATCAGCAGCTTCATCAAAAACGCATATCATTTATTGAAAACGATCTGTCTGTAGAATTCATTCAGTTCAAGCCTTTGATCTTCAAGGAAATCAAGGATTTACAATCGTGGTGTATCCAAAAAGGGATCGGTTTTGACATCCAGCTTGAGGCCGAAGAAGTGCTGAGCGATGCAAAATGGCTGGCCTTTATCATCAGGCAGCTGCTGACAAATGCGGTGAAATACAGCGAAGCCTCCGACATTGAGATCAAAAGCTTTCAAAAAGGGGAAGAGACGCAGCTCGAAGTGAAAGACTTTGGCAGGGGCATTGATCAAAAAGATGTGCCGCGCATTTTTGATAAAGGATTCACATCCACGACGGACCACCAGGATCAAGCGTCCACTGGCATGGGGCTGTACTTGGCGAAAAAAGCAGCGGCGCCGTTATTGATCCAGATTGATGTGCATTCAGAGCTCGGTGCGGGAACAGTTTTTACCTTAACCTTTCCAAAACGGAACCAATTTGAACGTGTCATAAGCGTGTGA
- the bceR gene encoding two-component response regulator BceR: protein MFKLLLIEDDESLFHEIKDRLTGWSYDVYGIQDFSRVLEEFAAVKPDCVIIDVQLPKFDGFHWCRLIRSRSNVPILFLSSRDHPADMVMSMQLGADDFIQKPFHFDVLIAKIQAIFRRMHHYNTEPSAIKTWCGAAIDAEQNLVSNDKGSVELTKNEMFILKQLIEQKNKIVSREELIRSLWNDERFVSDNTLTVNVNRLRKKLEALQLGAYIETKVGQGYIAKEEDHFYDESIPH from the coding sequence TTGTTTAAACTGTTGCTGATTGAAGATGATGAATCGCTGTTTCATGAAATCAAGGATCGTTTAACTGGATGGTCCTATGATGTATATGGCATTCAGGATTTCAGTCGAGTGCTGGAGGAATTTGCGGCGGTTAAGCCTGATTGCGTCATTATTGATGTCCAGCTGCCTAAATTTGATGGATTTCATTGGTGCCGGCTGATCCGCTCCCGGTCAAATGTTCCGATTCTCTTTTTATCCTCCCGGGATCATCCTGCTGATATGGTGATGTCCATGCAGCTTGGGGCGGATGACTTTATTCAAAAGCCGTTTCATTTTGATGTGCTGATAGCGAAAATCCAGGCGATTTTCCGGCGTATGCATCATTATAATACGGAGCCAAGCGCGATCAAAACGTGGTGCGGAGCTGCCATAGACGCGGAGCAGAACCTCGTCAGCAATGACAAAGGCTCTGTTGAACTGACCAAAAATGAAATGTTCATTCTCAAACAATTAATAGAACAAAAAAACAAGATCGTCAGCCGGGAAGAGCTGATCAGAAGCTTGTGGAATGATGAGCGTTTTGTAAGTGACAATACGCTGACCGTCAATGTCAATCGCCTGCGAAAAAAACTAGAGGCCCTGCAGCTTGGCGCATATATCGAGACGAAAGTCGGCCAAGGCTACATCGCGAAGGAAGAGGATCATTTCTATGATGAAAGCATTCCTCATTGA
- the ytrF gene encoding ABC transporter permease YtrF, producing MRFKDQVHFIRRNMKKNRLRVFMTILATTMACAFLVVLSSVGFGIQKTITDMTMSQQVVTKVSVMGKEGDKPIKKADLEKYDHVRSVVERTQVYEPNKATLGNRTNESSNLIFTNMNDELKANMELEKGRVAKSENEIVVGYDFAKRLLTKKESEEYNKKIEEAKGNPEDIKEPDGYTKDILNKTIELSVSKTDPKTGDVEKTKTYDFKIVGITKKPSQDWMEDSNIFISDQFKKDFSEFLDFKGGNVETNIGVFADKFENVEQLTNDLTDDGYYVTSVTTELEGANTFFMVFKIGLIFVGCIAVIISAIGIFNTMTMAVTERTQEIGIMKAIGASPSIIRRMFLMESAYIGILGCVIGIIISYGVSYLVNLAVPMILAATSGSDAGDLNYTFSYIPLSLVIIAVVICGGVAVISGMNPARKATKTNVLTALRREL from the coding sequence TTGAGGTTTAAGGATCAGGTTCATTTTATCAGAAGAAATATGAAGAAAAACAGGCTGCGTGTCTTTATGACAATTCTTGCGACAACAATGGCGTGTGCGTTTTTGGTGGTGCTGTCGTCGGTTGGTTTCGGGATTCAAAAGACGATCACAGATATGACGATGAGCCAGCAGGTTGTAACGAAGGTCAGTGTAATGGGCAAGGAAGGAGATAAGCCTATTAAAAAAGCTGATTTAGAGAAGTATGATCACGTAAGGTCAGTTGTAGAAAGAACGCAAGTGTATGAACCAAACAAAGCTACTTTAGGCAATCGTACAAATGAAAGCTCAAATCTCATTTTTACTAATATGAATGATGAATTAAAGGCTAATATGGAATTGGAAAAAGGAAGAGTCGCAAAGTCGGAAAATGAAATCGTAGTAGGATACGACTTCGCAAAGAGATTATTGACGAAAAAAGAATCGGAAGAATATAACAAGAAGATTGAGGAAGCAAAAGGAAATCCAGAAGATATAAAAGAACCAGATGGCTATACGAAAGATATTCTGAACAAAACGATTGAATTAAGTGTATCAAAAACAGATCCTAAAACAGGGGATGTTGAGAAAACAAAAACATATGACTTTAAAATTGTCGGTATTACAAAAAAACCATCTCAAGACTGGATGGAGGACTCAAACATTTTTATCAGTGATCAATTCAAAAAAGATTTTTCGGAATTCTTAGATTTTAAAGGCGGAAATGTTGAAACTAACATTGGCGTTTTTGCTGATAAATTTGAGAATGTGGAGCAGCTGACAAATGATCTAACAGATGACGGGTACTATGTCACATCAGTAACTACCGAGCTTGAGGGAGCCAACACCTTCTTCATGGTCTTCAAAATCGGCCTGATCTTTGTCGGATGTATCGCGGTTATCATCTCTGCGATCGGTATCTTTAACACGATGACGATGGCGGTGACAGAAAGAACGCAGGAGATCGGGATTATGAAAGCGATTGGGGCGAGTCCGTCTATTATCCGCCGCATGTTCCTGATGGAAAGCGCGTATATCGGAATTTTAGGCTGTGTCATTGGAATTATCATTTCTTACGGCGTGAGCTACCTTGTCAACCTGGCTGTTCCAATGATTCTCGCGGCGACAAGCGGAAGCGATGCGGGCGATCTGAATTACACATTCTCCTACATTCCGCTCAGCCTTGTCATCATCGCTGTTGTGATTTGCGGAGGGGTTGCGGTGATTTCCGGTATGAACCCGGCGAGAAAAGCGACCAAAACCAACGTGCTGACAGCATTGAGAAGAGAATTATAA
- the ytrE gene encoding ABC transporter ATP-binding protein YtrE — protein MIDVQHIDHSFTIGKKGRENEVPVLKDVSLSVAKGEIACIVGRSGSGKSTLLNLISGYISPTKGRIVINGTDVTGFNEKDWAQFRLDHFGFIFQSFQLIPGLTTYENVEMPLALKGIKPSERKQKVQDMLKRVGLENHAAHYPNELSGGQQQRVSIARALILNPSIILADEPTGSLDSETEQEVLDLIQQLNRERGITFVIITHDDEVASIGHSKFQLHDGVLKGGITVEV, from the coding sequence ATGATAGATGTTCAGCATATCGACCATTCTTTCACGATCGGAAAAAAAGGCCGTGAGAATGAAGTTCCAGTATTGAAGGATGTTTCATTAAGTGTGGCGAAAGGTGAAATTGCCTGCATTGTCGGGCGAAGCGGATCAGGTAAATCAACGCTTCTGAATTTAATTTCCGGCTACATATCTCCGACAAAAGGTCGGATTGTCATTAATGGCACTGATGTGACGGGCTTTAATGAAAAGGATTGGGCGCAGTTTCGTCTTGATCATTTCGGGTTTATTTTTCAAAGCTTTCAGCTTATCCCGGGTTTAACGACGTATGAGAATGTTGAAATGCCGCTGGCGTTAAAAGGGATTAAACCATCTGAGCGAAAGCAAAAGGTGCAGGACATGCTGAAACGCGTCGGTCTGGAAAATCACGCCGCTCATTATCCGAATGAACTGTCAGGCGGCCAGCAGCAGCGTGTCAGTATTGCGCGGGCGTTGATTTTAAACCCATCTATTATTTTAGCGGATGAGCCGACGGGAAGCCTTGATTCAGAAACGGAACAGGAAGTATTGGATTTGATCCAGCAGCTGAATCGCGAACGGGGCATTACATTTGTGATCATCACTCACGATGATGAAGTCGCGTCTATCGGACATTCAAAATTTCAGCTTCATGATGGTGTGCTAAAAGGAGGAATTACCGTTGAGGTTTAA
- a CDS encoding ABC transporter permease subunit yields the protein MPDSGLFYKEWKQNKALLTTIFFVFMLSNPFTVLNTYISYQGCVDHQNEWVGNCVFSINYLNGTFISVFWIWGVVLAVSQLGIERSKGLFDFTFSLPYTRGQIYNAKFFTGGMVIVAPQLIGYVLSVFLILLLKPEKVIHFHHLSIGMMLISLMAYSLVLAAGALTGNIFSQLLVSFTVTILPFLLIALPAENLEIIFGQNVAFLNTEVPDWLQYIIPIMFVNPEWVMDSAQYLFFPAAWSAIFYIIGYISFIKLSNERNGYFFLWKALDRPVQVIVIIIGILGFGYFGYAASESFTGYVIGMAAGAVIGFLISYFAIYKKTKHL from the coding sequence ATGCCGGATTCCGGGCTGTTTTATAAAGAGTGGAAGCAAAATAAAGCTCTGCTAACCACGATTTTTTTCGTATTTATGCTTAGCAATCCTTTTACCGTTTTAAATACGTACATCTCATATCAAGGATGCGTCGATCATCAGAACGAGTGGGTCGGAAACTGCGTATTTTCGATTAACTATTTAAACGGCACATTTATCTCAGTGTTCTGGATTTGGGGTGTCGTTTTGGCGGTCAGCCAGCTTGGAATTGAACGAAGCAAGGGCTTGTTTGATTTTACATTTAGCCTTCCTTATACACGTGGACAGATATATAATGCGAAGTTCTTTACCGGCGGAATGGTGATTGTGGCACCGCAACTCATAGGATATGTTTTATCTGTTTTCCTGATTTTGCTTTTGAAGCCTGAAAAAGTGATTCATTTTCATCATCTTAGTATAGGGATGATGCTTATCAGTTTAATGGCGTATTCGCTAGTCTTGGCCGCAGGTGCTTTAACGGGAAATATTTTTTCGCAGCTGCTGGTTTCATTTACTGTCACTATCTTGCCTTTTCTATTGATTGCTTTACCGGCCGAAAATTTAGAGATTATATTTGGACAGAATGTCGCGTTTTTAAATACTGAAGTACCTGATTGGCTTCAGTATATTATCCCAATTATGTTTGTTAATCCCGAATGGGTGATGGATTCAGCTCAATATCTTTTCTTTCCAGCGGCTTGGAGCGCTATATTTTATATCATCGGTTACATCAGCTTTATCAAACTGTCTAATGAACGAAACGGATATTTCTTTTTATGGAAAGCATTGGACCGTCCGGTGCAAGTGATCGTCATCATCATTGGTATTTTAGGATTCGGCTACTTTGGATACGCTGCAAGCGAGAGCTTTACCGGTTATGTCATCGGTATGGCTGCAGGCGCGGTCATTGGTTTTTTGATCAGTTATTTTGCGATTTATAAAAAAACGAAACATTTGTAA
- the ytrC gene encoding ABC transporter permease YtrC, whose product MVDRGLLYREWKQNQMVILLSIVFLVLANPLSIVNAYLSYQGCLADQDPQYCDFIVNYHRSNLIDINWMPGVILAVCFLGMERSKGTMDFILSLPYNRSQIFQTKFWLGGLVIVLSQLLGFLLAWLLILVYNPEHVYFFEHSSVGVIVISFMAYCLLMAAGALTGNVFAQLLTAFAAAVLPYLIVALPVGNMEVIFGVNVWEMFPSAEGYFKLTNNLYYLVPLVYVANDWLIDSKYILMIPAAMSVLFYLIGLISFKKLPSERNGHFFLWNRLDRPVQILVIAFGILGFGLFGYSAGQSIIGYILGMIIGAVVGFFVSYFAINKKMKH is encoded by the coding sequence ATGGTAGACCGAGGTCTCCTCTATCGAGAGTGGAAGCAGAATCAAATGGTGATTTTGTTAAGTATTGTGTTTTTAGTGCTGGCAAATCCGCTTTCTATCGTTAATGCGTATTTGTCTTATCAGGGATGTCTTGCTGATCAAGACCCGCAATATTGTGATTTTATTGTAAATTATCATCGGAGCAATCTGATAGATATCAACTGGATGCCAGGTGTTATTTTGGCGGTTTGCTTTCTGGGAATGGAACGTTCAAAGGGCACGATGGATTTTATATTAAGCCTCCCATATAACAGAAGCCAAATTTTCCAGACGAAATTTTGGTTGGGCGGTTTAGTGATTGTGCTGTCGCAATTGCTTGGCTTTTTGCTTGCTTGGCTGCTGATTCTTGTCTATAACCCTGAACACGTCTACTTTTTTGAACACAGCAGTGTTGGAGTAATCGTCATTAGTTTTATGGCTTACTGTTTGTTGATGGCCGCTGGGGCATTAACGGGGAATGTTTTTGCCCAGTTATTAACGGCATTTGCTGCTGCGGTACTGCCATATTTAATTGTTGCATTGCCGGTTGGTAACATGGAAGTTATTTTTGGTGTGAATGTATGGGAAATGTTCCCTTCAGCTGAGGGTTATTTTAAGCTGACAAACAATTTATACTATCTTGTTCCCCTTGTTTATGTTGCAAATGATTGGCTTATCGATAGTAAATATATTTTAATGATTCCAGCTGCCATGAGTGTTCTGTTTTACTTGATTGGTTTGATAAGCTTCAAAAAGCTTCCAAGTGAACGAAACGGACACTTTTTCTTATGGAACAGATTAGATCGTCCGGTACAAATTCTGGTTATCGCTTTTGGTATTCTTGGATTTGGTTTGTTTGGATACTCTGCCGGACAATCCATTATTGGTTATATTTTAGGAATGATTATTGGGGCAGTTGTTGGATTCTTTGTGAGCTACTTCGCTATTAATAAGAAAATGAAACATTAA
- the ytrB gene encoding ABC transporter ATP-binding protein YtrB: MIELRQLSKTIDGNQVLKDVSLTIEKGEIFGLLGRNGSGKTTMLRLIQQIIFADSGTILFDGVEIKKHPKVKQNIIYMPVQNPFYDRYTYKQLVDILRRMYPKFDVTYANELMNRYEIPETKKYRELSTGLKKQLSLVLSFAARPALILLDEPTDGIDAVTRHDVLQLMIDEVAERDTSILITSHRLEDIERMCNRIGFLEDNRLTNVMDLDELKEDYIKIQMAFDTDVNLAIREQNIPMLDQAGVFYTVLIPKSDEEKKSFLRELKPKVWNELPVNLEEVFIAKFGGKRRW; encoded by the coding sequence ATGATTGAACTGCGGCAGCTGTCAAAAACGATTGACGGCAATCAAGTACTAAAAGATGTTTCATTAACGATAGAAAAAGGAGAAATCTTCGGATTGCTCGGCCGCAATGGATCAGGCAAAACGACAATGCTCCGTTTAATCCAGCAAATCATTTTTGCAGACAGCGGGACGATTTTGTTCGACGGCGTAGAGATCAAAAAGCATCCGAAGGTCAAACAGAATATCATCTATATGCCTGTTCAAAATCCTTTTTACGATAGGTATACATACAAGCAGCTTGTCGATATCCTGAGAAGAATGTATCCGAAATTTGATGTCACGTACGCGAATGAACTGATGAACAGATACGAAATTCCAGAAACGAAAAAATACCGCGAGCTGTCGACGGGCTTGAAAAAGCAGCTGTCGCTCGTTCTGTCGTTTGCGGCGAGACCGGCGCTGATTCTTCTTGATGAGCCGACGGACGGCATTGACGCGGTGACAAGGCACGATGTGCTCCAGCTGATGATCGATGAAGTGGCGGAACGTGATACGAGCATTCTGATCACCTCCCACCGGCTTGAGGACATAGAGCGGATGTGCAACCGAATTGGTTTTCTCGAAGACAACAGGCTGACGAATGTAATGGATCTCGACGAGTTAAAAGAAGATTACATCAAAATTCAAATGGCGTTTGACACAGATGTCAATTTGGCGATCAGAGAGCAAAACATTCCGATGCTCGATCAGGCCGGCGTGTTCTATACGGTGCTGATTCCGAAAAGCGATGAGGAGAAAAAGAGCTTTTTAAGAGAGCTGAAGCCAAAAGTATGGAATGAGCTTCCTGTCAACTTAGAAGAAGTGTTCATTGCGAAGTTTGGAGGGAAGCGGAGATGGTAG
- the ytrA gene encoding GntR family transcriptional regulator YtrA, with product MIQIDPRSSTPIYEQIIQQMKELCLKGIMKPGDKLPSVRELATIIIANPNTVSKAYKELERDGIIETLRGRGTYISENAKTTLVEGKMTMIKEQLKQLIIDAHYAGVELEKLQEWIKEISADVKGAQEDD from the coding sequence ATGATTCAAATCGATCCAAGAAGCTCCACGCCTATTTACGAGCAAATCATTCAGCAGATGAAAGAGCTTTGTTTAAAAGGGATCATGAAGCCCGGTGATAAGCTTCCTTCTGTCAGAGAATTGGCGACGATCATTATTGCGAATCCGAACACTGTCAGCAAAGCGTATAAAGAGCTTGAGCGTGATGGGATTATTGAAACGCTGCGGGGCAGAGGGACCTATATATCGGAGAATGCAAAGACGACTTTGGTTGAAGGGAAGATGACGATGATTAAAGAGCAACTCAAACAGCTCATCATCGATGCCCATTATGCAGGGGTTGAGCTGGAAAAACTGCAAGAATGGATAAAGGAAATCAGCGCTGATGTGAAAGGAGCCCAAGAGGATGATTGA
- a CDS encoding YtzC family protein, which produces MATRQSVDEHLQQCMQTYDYAEEQLKIASKQEHYNDQEYSDAQMQLENAVNALNKLWLSSNDQQREQLYRMRLQLQALQNNMILQHPLDV; this is translated from the coding sequence GTGGCAACAAGACAATCAGTAGATGAACATCTCCAGCAATGTATGCAGACATATGATTATGCTGAAGAACAGCTTAAAATCGCTTCTAAACAAGAGCATTACAATGATCAGGAGTACAGTGATGCTCAAATGCAGCTCGAAAATGCGGTAAATGCTTTGAATAAGCTGTGGCTGTCGTCAAATGATCAGCAGAGAGAACAGCTGTACAGAATGAGACTTCAGCTTCAAGCTTTGCAAAATAATATGATCCTGCAACACCCTCTTGATGTGTAA
- a CDS encoding TIGR01212 family radical SAM protein (This family includes YhcC from E. coli K-12, an uncharacterized radical SAM protein.): protein MIQNNPFPYSNTEKRYHTLNYHLREHFGHKVFKVALDGGFDCPNRDGTVAHGGCTFCSAAGSGDFAGNRADDLITQFHDIKNRMHEKWKDGKYIAYFQAFTNTHAPVEVLREKFESVLALDDVVGISIATRPDCLPDDVVDYLAELNERTYLWVELGLQTVHERTALLINRAHDFNCYVEGVNKLRKHGIRVCSHIINGLPLEDRDMMMETAKAVADLDVQGIKIHLLHLLKGTPMVKQYEKGKLEFLSQDEYVQLVCDQLEIIPPEMIVHRITGDGPIELMIGPMWSVNKWEVLGAINKELENRGSYQGKLFQRLQEESAL from the coding sequence GTGATACAGAACAATCCTTTTCCTTATTCAAATACGGAAAAACGCTATCATACATTGAATTATCATCTTAGAGAACATTTCGGCCATAAGGTGTTTAAAGTGGCGCTGGACGGCGGCTTTGACTGTCCGAACCGGGACGGCACCGTTGCCCACGGCGGCTGTACATTTTGCAGCGCAGCAGGTTCCGGCGATTTTGCCGGAAACAGGGCCGATGATTTAATTACGCAATTCCATGACATCAAAAACCGCATGCACGAAAAATGGAAGGACGGCAAATACATCGCCTATTTTCAGGCCTTCACCAACACGCATGCGCCGGTTGAGGTGCTTCGCGAGAAATTTGAATCTGTGCTCGCGCTTGATGATGTGGTCGGCATTTCGATCGCCACGCGTCCGGACTGTCTGCCTGACGATGTCGTTGACTATTTGGCAGAGCTGAATGAACGCACGTATTTGTGGGTTGAGCTCGGGCTTCAAACGGTTCATGAACGGACTGCTCTTCTGATCAACCGCGCACATGATTTCAACTGCTATGTGGAAGGCGTCAATAAATTAAGAAAACACGGCATACGTGTCTGTTCGCATATTATCAACGGACTGCCGCTTGAAGACCGGGACATGATGATGGAAACCGCAAAAGCCGTCGCAGATTTGGACGTTCAGGGCATTAAAATCCATCTGCTGCATCTATTGAAAGGCACGCCAATGGTCAAGCAATATGAAAAGGGAAAACTGGAATTCCTTTCTCAAGATGAATATGTGCAGCTCGTCTGCGATCAGCTTGAAATCATTCCGCCGGAAATGATCGTTCACCGCATTACAGGTGACGGACCGATTGAATTGATGATCGGGCCAATGTGGAGCGTCAACAAATGGGAAGTGCTTGGCGCTATTAATAAAGAACTTGAAAATCGCGGCAGCTATCAAGGAAAGTTATTTCAGCGGCTTCAGGAGGAATCAGCTTTATGA
- a CDS encoding tRNA (mnm(5)s(2)U34)-methyltransferase, which yields MILKKILPYSKELLKMAAGEGDIVVDATMGNGHDTQFLAELVGENGHVYAFDIQESAVANTQERLGETYQARATLFHKSHDKIAESLPPETHGKVAAAVFNLGYLPGGDKSITTSGNSTIKAIEQLLSIMKDEGLIVLVVYHGHPEGKAEKNDVLDFCRNLDQQAARVLTYGFINQQNDPPFIVAIEKKAQISK from the coding sequence ATGATTCTGAAAAAAATTCTTCCTTATAGTAAAGAACTGCTGAAAATGGCCGCGGGAGAAGGAGATATCGTCGTAGATGCAACGATGGGCAACGGACATGATACGCAGTTTTTAGCGGAGCTTGTCGGTGAAAACGGCCATGTGTACGCTTTTGATATACAAGAATCAGCCGTGGCCAATACACAGGAACGGCTCGGTGAGACTTATCAAGCGCGAGCAACATTATTTCACAAAAGCCATGACAAAATCGCTGAATCTCTTCCGCCGGAAACACACGGCAAAGTGGCGGCAGCTGTGTTTAACCTCGGCTATCTGCCGGGCGGGGACAAATCGATTACGACGAGCGGCAATTCAACCATCAAAGCAATTGAACAGCTTCTCAGCATCATGAAAGATGAAGGCCTGATTGTGCTGGTCGTCTATCATGGCCACCCGGAAGGCAAAGCTGAGAAAAACGACGTGCTCGACTTTTGCCGGAACTTGGATCAGCAAGCAGCCCGCGTGTTAACATACGGATTTATCAATCAGCAAAATGATCCGCCATTTATTGTCGCCATCGAAAAAAAAGCTCAAATCAGCAAATGA
- the tbcS gene encoding tetraprenyl-beta-curcumene synthase codes for MTVPEHPFGLMAKVYRDIFPLVHQELDVWKQKSELIHNSELKAQATASIRDKTFHCEGGGILALLSGNQKQKCVEFIIAYQTISDYLDNLCDRSTSLDPQDFRMLHASMRDALTVGAEPQNYYQFREEQDDSGYLHELVKTCQRVLGSIEHYDMIKPYLLELCGYYCDLQVHKHVIEHERVPRLEKWFTQYESELPEMEWYEFSACAGSTLGIFCLVAYSFQPDFTENTAEKIRNSYFPYIQGLHILLDYLIDQEEDLLEGDLNFCSYYESHEEMMKRLEHFIQKADEHLQGIPHENFHRLINRGLLGVYLSDDKVAGQKEMGRLAKKLIKASGKTSFFFYINGRAYRKFQKMAWMKNSKKKAQIIC; via the coding sequence TTGACAGTACCGGAACATCCTTTTGGACTGATGGCAAAAGTATATCGAGATATTTTTCCGCTCGTTCATCAAGAGCTGGACGTATGGAAACAAAAATCAGAATTAATTCATAACAGTGAATTAAAAGCACAGGCAACCGCGAGTATTCGAGATAAAACGTTCCACTGTGAAGGCGGCGGCATACTGGCCTTATTGTCAGGCAACCAAAAGCAGAAATGCGTCGAGTTTATCATCGCGTATCAAACGATCAGTGATTATCTGGACAATCTGTGCGACCGCAGCACCTCGCTTGATCCGCAGGATTTTCGAATGCTCCACGCGTCAATGCGGGACGCATTGACAGTGGGGGCAGAACCGCAAAATTATTATCAATTCAGAGAAGAACAGGATGACAGCGGATATTTGCATGAATTGGTCAAAACGTGCCAGCGTGTCCTTGGTTCAATTGAGCACTACGACATGATTAAGCCTTATCTGCTTGAACTGTGCGGCTATTATTGCGATTTGCAGGTGCATAAGCACGTCATTGAGCATGAGCGTGTTCCTCGGCTCGAGAAATGGTTTACTCAATATGAATCAGAGCTGCCCGAGATGGAGTGGTATGAATTTTCAGCTTGTGCAGGCTCGACGTTAGGCATATTCTGTCTTGTTGCGTATTCGTTCCAGCCTGATTTCACAGAAAACACCGCTGAAAAAATCCGCAATAGTTATTTTCCTTACATACAAGGTCTTCACATTTTGCTTGATTATTTGATTGATCAAGAGGAGGATTTGCTGGAAGGGGACTTAAATTTCTGCTCGTATTATGAGTCGCATGAAGAAATGATGAAGCGGCTTGAACATTTTATCCAAAAAGCCGACGAGCATTTGCAAGGCATTCCGCATGAAAACTTTCATCGTTTAATCAACCGCGGCTTGCTTGGCGTTTATTTGTCAGATGATAAAGTGGCGGGCCAAAAGGAAATGGGCCGGCTCGCGAAGAAGCTGATCAAAGCAAGCGGAAAAACCTCCTTTTTCTTTTATATCAACGGCAGAGCCTACCGGAAATTTCAAAAAATGGCCTGGATGAAAAACTCAAAGAAAAAAGCTCAAATCATTTGCTGA